A region from the Patescibacteria group bacterium genome encodes:
- the radA gene encoding DNA repair protein RadA — translation MAAKTTIIYTCSNCDAQQATWLGRCSECGQFGTIASQPETIIKSQSISSLKTTKAAGVTSLRLGSNLSLKRFVSGLNEVDRVLGGGLVEGGVTLLTGEPGAGKSTLLLALADSCSQPVLYASGEEALEQIEQRARRLKVKGDKLGFTAETNIQAIAQAVRQNSVKLLIIDSLQTVVSEDSLVGSSSPNQLKSILSDLVALAKETKTAVMVIGHVIKSGQAAGPKTIEHLVDVVLSLESLDKQSVKILRATKNRFGSTDEVGVFQMEEGGLIEVNNPSALFLDDRHAGAGSCITALQQGSRSLLVEVQALVTRVTKLNYPKRATTGYDSARLQLLIAVLEEKVGLKFGYNDVYVNLAGGLKSREPALDLAVCLAVISARQKKPLAKDLVVFGEVGLGGEIRAVNNMPKRLQESARLGFKQVLCSKLPNNIKFPKVLEISVVGNLFEVMDWL, via the coding sequence ATGGCGGCTAAAACAACGATTATTTATACTTGTTCTAATTGTGATGCCCAACAGGCTACCTGGTTGGGCCGTTGTTCTGAATGTGGCCAGTTCGGTACCATTGCCAGCCAACCAGAAACCATAATTAAATCTCAATCAATTTCCTCTCTTAAAACAACCAAAGCGGCCGGCGTAACTTCTTTAAGACTTGGTAGCAATTTATCTTTAAAGCGTTTTGTTTCTGGTTTAAATGAAGTGGATAGAGTTTTAGGTGGTGGTTTAGTGGAAGGAGGAGTTACTTTATTAACTGGTGAGCCGGGAGCGGGTAAATCTACTCTACTTTTAGCTTTGGCTGATAGTTGTAGCCAACCAGTTTTATATGCTTCGGGCGAAGAAGCTTTAGAACAAATTGAGCAAAGAGCTAGGCGGCTTAAAGTTAAAGGTGATAAATTAGGTTTTACTGCAGAAACAAATATTCAGGCTATTGCCCAAGCGGTTCGGCAAAATTCTGTAAAATTATTAATAATAGATTCTTTACAAACGGTGGTTTCGGAGGATTCATTAGTCGGTTCCAGTTCGCCTAATCAATTAAAAAGTATTTTGAGTGATTTAGTAGCTTTGGCCAAGGAAACCAAAACAGCTGTTATGGTAATTGGTCATGTTATAAAATCTGGCCAGGCGGCTGGGCCTAAAACAATTGAGCATTTGGTAGATGTGGTGTTAAGTTTAGAAAGTTTAGATAAGCAGTCGGTTAAAATTTTACGGGCGACTAAAAATAGATTTGGTTCCACTGATGAAGTAGGGGTTTTTCAAATGGAGGAAGGAGGCTTAATAGAAGTAAACAATCCCTCAGCTTTATTTTTAGACGATCGGCACGCTGGTGCTGGTTCTTGTATTACAGCCCTGCAGCAAGGTTCGCGCAGTTTGTTGGTGGAAGTGCAAGCTTTGGTGACTAGAGTAACTAAATTGAATTACCCCAAAAGAGCTACAACTGGTTATGATAGTGCCCGTTTACAATTGTTAATAGCTGTTTTAGAAGAAAAAGTTGGTCTTAAATTTGGTTATAATGATGTTTATGTTAATTTAGCTGGAGGTTTAAAAAGTCGAGAACCAGCTTTGGATTTAGCGGTTTGTTTAGCTGTTATATCAGCTCGGCAAAAAAAACCACTGGCTAAAGATTTAGTGGTTTTTGGCGAGGTGGGTTTAGGCGGGGAAATAAGAGCAGTTAATAATATGCCTAAAAGATTACAGGAGAGCGCTCGTTTGGGTTTTAAACAAGTTCTTTGTTCAAAATTGCCTAATAATATAAAGTTTCCCAAGGTATTAGAAATTTCCGTGGTTGGCAATTTGTTTGAGGTAATGGATTGGTTATAA